From a single Capsicum annuum cultivar UCD-10X-F1 chromosome 12, UCD10Xv1.1, whole genome shotgun sequence genomic region:
- the LOC107851004 gene encoding acetate--CoA ligase CCL3, translating into MTERDIDDLPRNAANYTALTPLWFLERAANVFPNRKSLIHGSVEYTWHQTYRRCRQLASVLTRNSVNFGSTVAVIAPNVPAMYEAHFGIPMAGAVINAVNVRLNAQTIAFLLGHCSASIVMVDQEYFPLAEEALKIWESNSKGKFKAPLLIVIADQNCGPIPVQRALEKGAIEYEKFIETGDPDFTWKPPKDEWQTIALGYTSGTTASPKGVVLHHRGAYIMAMTNAVIWSMPEGAVYLWTLPLFHCNGWCFVWTLAAICGTNICLRQVSAKAVYSAIAHLGVTHFSAAPVVLNTIVNAPKEETILPLPRLVHVSTAGASPPPSVLAAMSQRGFRVLHTYGLSETYGPSTLCVWKPEWDLLPPDVQARLHARQGVRYVGLEHLDVVSTNDMKPVPADGKTTGEIVFRGNLVMKGYLKNPKANEESFAGGWYHSGDLAVKHPDGYIEIKDRSKDIIISGGENISSVEVENILYLHPAILEVSVVARSDEQWGESPCAFVTLKPDLKNTDEQTLAEDIISFSRSKMPKYWVPKSVVFGPLPKTATGKIQKHLLRAKAKEMGPVKKSRL; encoded by the exons atgacgGAGAGAGATATCGACGATCTACCTCGTAACGCCGCGAACTACACGGCGTTAACGCCGTTATGGTTCTTAGAGAGAGCGGCGAATGTATTTCCAAATCGGAAATCGTTAATTCACGGCTCCGTTGAGTACACGTGGCACCAGACTTACCGTCGGTGCCGTCAGTTAGCTTCTGTTCTAACCAGAAACTCCGTCAACTTTGGTAGCACC GTTGCAGTTATTGCTCCAAACGTCCCGGCTATGTATGAAGCTCATTTTGGAATTCCGATGGCTGGAGCTGTTATAAATGCCGTCAATGTTCGTCTAAATGCACAAACGATTGCTTTTCTTTTGGGCCATTGCTCAGCTTCTATCGTCATGGTGGACCAAGAGTATTTTCCCTTGGCTGAGGAAGCTTTAAAGATATGGGAAAGTAACAGTAAAGGGAAATTCAAGGCTCCGCTTTTGATTGTAATTGCTGATCAAAACTGTGGTCCAATACCGGTCCAACGTGCTCTTGAGAAAGGGGCAAttgaatatgaaaaattcatAGAAACCGGTGATCCAGACTTTACGTGGAAACCACCAAAGGATGAGTGGCAGACGATTGCTTTGGGCTATACTTCCGGCACAACAGCTAGTCCTAAAGGAGTGGTTCTGCACCATCGTGGCGCTTATATTATGGCTATGACTAATGCTGTGATTTGGAGTATGCCAGAGGGAGCTGTGTATCTGTGGACTCTGCCGCTGTTCCACTGTAATGGTTGGTGTTTTGTTTGGACACTCGCTGCGATTTGTGGGACTAACATATGCCTTCGACAG GTAAGCGCTAAGGCGGTTTACTCAGCCATAGCGCATCTTGGTGTGACTCATTTTTCTGCTGCGCCCGTGGTACTCAACACCATAGTTAACGCCCCAAAAGAGGAGACCATCCTTCCTCTGCCTCGTCTTGTGCACGTAAGCACAGCCGGTGCTTCTCCTCCTCCATCTGTCCTTGCTGCAATGTCACAGCGTGGCTTCCGTGTCTTACACACTTATGGTCTTTCTGAAACCTACGGTCCATCCACTCTATGCGTGTGGAAGCCCGAGTGGGATTTACTTCCCCCAGACGTCCAAGCACGTTTACACGCACGCCAAGGTGTCAGATACGTTGGTCTGGAGCATTTAGATGTTGTCAGTACGAACGACATGAAACCTGTCCCAGCAGACGGAAAGACAACAGGAGAGATCGTCTTCAGAGGTAATCTCGTAATGAAAGGTTACCTCAAGAATCCTAAAGCTAACGAGGAATCTTTTGCCGGGGGCTGGTATCACTCTGGTGACCTCGCGGTTAAGCATCCAGACGGATACATAGAAATCAAAGACCGATCAAAAGACATCATCATTTCAGGAGGCGAAAACATAAGCAGTGTAGAGGTCGAAAACATCTTATACCTACATCCTGCTATACTCGAGGTGTCTGTTGTTGCAAGGTCTGACGAGCAATGGGGCGAGTCACCTTGTGCATTCGTGACATTAAAGCCGGACTTGAAGAACACCGATGAACAAACATTGGCCGAAGATATCATCAGCTTCAGTCGATCGAAAATGCCTAAATACTGGGTTCCAAAATCAGTTGTGTTTGGACCATTGCCTAAAACTGCTACTGGGAAAATACAAAAGCATTTGTTGAGAGCCAAAGCAAAGGAAATGGGACCTGTGAAGAAGAGTAGATTGTAA
- the LOC107851233 gene encoding GATA transcription factor 16 has product MVDISDKVGDHKVQETEEMSGQSKTPERVSLETSQKTCADCGTTKTPLWRGGPAGPKSLCNACGIRSRKKRRALLGLNKEDKKAKKSSNKSIDNHPRHHQNQSSNSSSTSSSGESTTSKAVVETNECIPFKKRALHFGRPKLNSTHTRKLSEEEQAAFLLMALSCGSVYA; this is encoded by the exons ATGGTGGATATAAGTGATAAAGTGGGTGATCATAAG GTTCAAGAAACTGAAGAGATGAGTGGTCAAAGCAAAACTCCAGAAAGGGTGTCATTAGAGACTAGCCAGAAAACTTGTGCTGATTGTGGAACCACAAAAACTCCTCTTTGGAGAGGTGGACCTGCTGGACCTAAG TCTTTATGCAATGCATGTGGGATCAGGAGCCGGAAGAAGCGAAGAGCTCTTTTGGGATTGAACAAAGAAGACAAGAAGGCAAAGAAATCTTCAAATAAGAGCATCGACAATCATCCTCGTCATCATCAGAACCAGAGTAGTAACAGCAGCAGTACAAGCAGCAGCGGAGAAAGTACAACTAGTAAAGCAGTAGTCGAGACGAACGAATGCATTCCATTCAAAAAGCGAGCATTGCATTTCGGTAGACCAAAATTGAACTCAACGCATACAAGGAAATTGAGTGAAGAAGAACAAGCGGCGTTCTTGTTGATGGCTCTTTCTTGTGGTTCCGTTTACGCTTag